The following coding sequences lie in one Metallumcola ferriviriculae genomic window:
- a CDS encoding MazG-like family protein: MSHAHKAAIARNIRVIEELKAELVTNTAAVLQSMAKDDPNAVLDSLAGTLISTYLLSKKLNVDFEHLDKQVVEKLHQTLAVTLEGQNLNAELNQLLEYLTKS; this comes from the coding sequence ATGAGCCACGCACATAAGGCGGCCATCGCCAGGAATATTCGTGTGATTGAGGAACTGAAAGCGGAATTAGTCACCAATACCGCAGCGGTGCTGCAATCAATGGCGAAAGATGATCCAAATGCTGTATTGGATTCTTTAGCGGGCACGCTAATCAGTACCTATCTGCTAAGCAAAAAACTAAATGTGGACTTTGAGCATTTAGATAAACAAGTGGTTGAGAAACTGCACCAGACTTTAGCAGTAACCCTTGAAGGACAGAATCTTAATGCAGAATTAAACCAGTTATTGGAATATCTTACAAAAAGTTAG